In one Bradyrhizobium cosmicum genomic region, the following are encoded:
- a CDS encoding putative bifunctional diguanylate cyclase/phosphodiesterase: MSMHRLFAEQLRCATDAAGQVQLVKLGELVSAAYEASDRDRQRMTEARAKTQGQVEEDLLRTREFLDTIVDNIPIAVFAKCAKDSRYILLNRAGEDYYGLPREQMLGRTPEEVFPADVARIVNEQDRRVVASGMPMFLEEHLLEVGVKGHDRVINSRKMLITDAAGEPQYLVGVIEDVTERITTQERISHLAHHDALTDLPNRSAFNAALSERLERAQEASTSFAVLSLDLDRFKEVNDVFGHPVGDMLMRAAAGRLSEEADGGFVARIGGDEFMILMPDDVCREEVLALGERLVEAIGNELEVDDYLPHVGLSVGIAIYPDDGVDAVTLLANTDSALYRAKREGRGRVCFFESEMDRELRDRRLLLHDLRQAVEQNQLLVYFQPQARMDGEIIGFEALVRWNHPTRGFVPPDQFIPLAEENGLIIRLGEWVLREACREAASWPRPLQVAVNLSPVQFQAGDLERSIHQILLETGLAPTRLEVEITEGVLIGDFTRALTLLRRLKALGIRIAMDDFGTGYSSLSYLQSFPFDKIKIDRSFISDLEATPQSAEIVRAVLSLAHALKIPVVAEGVETEAQRVFLAREACEEMQGYLIGRPEPIERYLDLIGVTVEQRLSA, encoded by the coding sequence ATGAGCATGCATCGCTTGTTCGCCGAGCAGCTTCGCTGCGCCACCGATGCGGCCGGTCAGGTCCAGCTCGTCAAGCTGGGTGAACTCGTCAGCGCCGCCTATGAGGCGAGCGACCGCGATCGCCAACGGATGACCGAGGCGCGCGCGAAGACGCAGGGGCAGGTGGAAGAGGACCTTCTGCGTACGCGCGAGTTCCTCGACACCATCGTGGACAACATCCCGATCGCCGTGTTCGCAAAGTGTGCGAAGGATTCGCGCTACATCCTGCTCAACCGCGCCGGCGAGGATTATTACGGCCTGCCGCGCGAGCAGATGCTGGGCAGGACGCCCGAGGAGGTCTTTCCGGCGGATGTCGCCCGCATTGTTAACGAACAGGACCGCCGGGTCGTTGCCAGCGGTATGCCGATGTTCCTCGAGGAGCATCTGCTCGAAGTCGGCGTCAAGGGGCACGACCGCGTCATCAACTCACGCAAGATGCTGATCACGGACGCCGCGGGGGAGCCGCAATATCTGGTCGGCGTGATCGAGGACGTCACCGAGCGCATCACCACCCAGGAACGCATCAGCCACCTCGCACATCACGATGCGCTGACCGACCTGCCCAACAGAAGCGCATTCAATGCGGCACTGAGCGAGCGGCTGGAACGTGCCCAGGAGGCGTCGACCAGCTTTGCGGTGCTCAGCCTCGATCTCGATCGCTTCAAGGAAGTGAACGACGTGTTCGGCCATCCCGTCGGCGACATGTTGATGCGGGCAGCAGCCGGACGCCTTTCCGAGGAAGCCGACGGCGGCTTCGTCGCCCGTATCGGCGGCGACGAGTTCATGATCCTGATGCCGGACGATGTCTGCCGCGAAGAGGTGCTGGCGCTCGGCGAACGCCTGGTCGAGGCGATCGGCAACGAACTCGAGGTCGACGATTATCTCCCCCATGTCGGCTTGAGCGTAGGTATCGCGATCTATCCGGATGACGGCGTGGACGCGGTGACGCTGCTCGCCAATACCGATTCGGCGCTCTACCGCGCCAAGCGTGAGGGCCGGGGCCGGGTCTGCTTCTTCGAATCCGAGATGGACCGCGAGCTGCGCGACCGCAGGCTGCTGTTGCACGATCTCCGGCAGGCGGTCGAGCAGAACCAGCTCCTCGTCTACTTCCAGCCGCAGGCGCGGATGGACGGCGAGATCATCGGTTTCGAGGCGCTGGTGCGCTGGAACCACCCGACCCGCGGCTTCGTGCCGCCGGACCAGTTCATTCCGCTCGCCGAGGAAAACGGACTGATCATCCGGCTCGGTGAATGGGTCTTGCGCGAGGCGTGCCGCGAGGCGGCGTCCTGGCCGCGGCCATTGCAGGTCGCGGTCAATCTGTCGCCGGTCCAGTTCCAGGCCGGCGACCTCGAACGTTCGATCCACCAGATCCTGCTGGAGACGGGGCTGGCGCCCACGCGGCTCGAGGTCGAGATCACCGAGGGCGTTCTGATCGGCGATTTCACCCGCGCGCTCACTCTGCTGCGGCGCCTGAAGGCGCTCGGCATCCGCATCGCGATGGACGATTTCGGCACCGGCTATTCCTCGTTGTCCTATCTCCAGTCGTTCCCGTTCGACAAGATCAAGATCGACCGCAGCTTCATCTCCGATCTCGAAGCGACGCCGCAATCGGCCGAGATCGTCCGCGCGGTTTTGAGCCTTGCGCACGCCCTGAAGATCCCAGTGGTCGCGGAAGGGGTGGAGACCGAAGCGCAGCGGGTGTTCCTCGCGCGCGAGGCTTGCGAGGAGATGCAGGGCTATCTCATTGGCCGGCCTGAACCGATCGAACGGTATCTCGATCTGATCGGGGTGACCGTGGAACAACGCCTTTCCGCTTAG
- the fba gene encoding class II fructose-bisphosphate aldolase (catalyzes the reversible aldol condensation of dihydroxyacetonephosphate and glyceraldehyde 3-phosphate in the Calvin cycle, glycolysis, and/or gluconeogenesis) — translation MARITLRQLLDHAASHGYAVPAFNINNMEQGIAIMQAAAEVDAPVIIQASRGARSYAGDIMLSHMIDALERTYPDIPLCMHQDHGNDEATCASAIAHGFTSVMMDGSLKADAKTAADYDYNVAITRRVVDLAHWVGASVEGELGVLGSLEHGGGEQEDGHGVEGKVSHDQLLTDPDQAVDFVRATKVDALAIAMGTSHGAYKFSRKPDGDILAMRVVEEIHRRLPNTHLVMHGSSSVPQPLQDMFNQFGGEMPQTWGVPVEEIVRGIKSGVRKVNIDTDCRLAMTAVFRKVAAQSPSEFDPRKFLKPAMDAMRDLCRERFEQFGTAGHASKIKVVPMSEMARRYRAGELDPRIDTREHVAA, via the coding sequence GTGGCCCGTATCACTCTTCGCCAATTGCTCGATCACGCCGCCAGTCACGGCTACGCGGTGCCGGCGTTCAACATCAACAACATGGAGCAGGGCATCGCCATCATGCAGGCGGCGGCCGAGGTCGATGCGCCCGTGATCATCCAGGCCTCGCGCGGCGCGCGAAGCTATGCCGGCGACATCATGCTCTCGCACATGATCGACGCGCTGGAGCGGACCTATCCCGACATCCCGCTCTGCATGCACCAGGATCACGGCAATGACGAGGCGACCTGCGCCAGCGCCATCGCCCACGGTTTCACCTCGGTGATGATGGACGGTTCGCTGAAGGCCGATGCCAAGACCGCGGCCGACTACGACTACAACGTCGCTATCACCCGCCGCGTCGTCGATCTCGCCCATTGGGTCGGCGCCTCTGTCGAAGGCGAGCTCGGCGTGCTCGGCTCGCTCGAGCATGGCGGCGGCGAGCAGGAGGACGGCCATGGCGTCGAAGGCAAGGTCAGCCACGACCAGCTGCTGACCGATCCCGACCAGGCCGTGGACTTCGTCCGCGCCACCAAGGTCGACGCACTTGCGATCGCGATGGGCACCTCGCACGGCGCCTACAAGTTCAGCCGCAAGCCGGATGGCGACATCCTGGCAATGCGGGTGGTCGAGGAGATCCACCGCCGGCTGCCGAACACGCATCTCGTGATGCACGGCTCCTCCTCCGTGCCCCAGCCGCTTCAAGACATGTTCAATCAGTTCGGTGGCGAGATGCCGCAGACCTGGGGCGTACCGGTCGAGGAGATCGTCCGCGGCATCAAGAGCGGCGTGCGCAAGGTCAATATCGACACCGACTGCCGCCTCGCAATGACCGCTGTGTTCCGCAAGGTCGCCGCGCAGTCGCCCTCTGAGTTTGATCCGCGCAAGTTCCTCAAACCGGCGATGGACGCGATGCGCGACCTCTGCCGCGAGCGGTTCGAGCAGTTCGGCACAGCCGGCCACGCCAGCAAGATCAAGGTTGTGCCGATGAGCGAGATGGCGCGGCGTTACCGCGCCGGCGAACTCGATCCGCGCATTGACACCCGCGAGCACGTCGCAGCCTGA
- a CDS encoding GntR family transcriptional regulator, whose amino-acid sequence MKSGDVAKQRMSGSHGSTPDTVREALRRAISAGELAPGLQLRQDELAEKFGTSRIPVREALRQLEAEGFVTFLPNRGAVVSDLSIDEVVELLEIRIALECHALRLAIPAMGDIDLDDARAILRSYDEEPDPEKWGAFNWRFHKSLYAPCNRPRLLAMIEANYGHVGRFTRALVSRATGKDRPQREHYQLLEFCRDGEVEKAVRLLREHIVQTQKTLRSAQRHASRDTAG is encoded by the coding sequence ATGAAATCGGGAGATGTGGCAAAGCAACGGATGAGCGGCAGTCACGGCTCCACGCCGGACACCGTTCGCGAGGCGCTGCGCCGCGCGATCAGCGCGGGTGAACTCGCCCCCGGCCTTCAACTCCGGCAGGACGAGTTGGCCGAGAAATTCGGAACCAGCCGCATCCCCGTGAGAGAGGCGCTGCGGCAATTGGAAGCCGAGGGTTTTGTGACATTCCTGCCCAATCGCGGGGCCGTCGTCTCGGATCTCTCCATCGACGAAGTCGTGGAGCTGCTCGAGATTCGCATCGCGCTCGAATGCCACGCGCTACGCCTCGCGATCCCCGCGATGGGCGACATCGACCTGGACGATGCCAGGGCGATCCTCCGCTCCTACGACGAGGAGCCGGATCCAGAAAAATGGGGCGCGTTCAACTGGCGCTTCCACAAATCGCTTTATGCGCCCTGCAATCGTCCGCGCCTGCTTGCGATGATCGAGGCCAATTACGGCCATGTCGGCCGCTTCACGCGTGCGCTGGTCTCACGCGCCACCGGCAAGGACCGGCCGCAGCGCGAGCACTATCAATTGCTGGAATTCTGCCGCGACGGCGAAGTCGAGAAAGCCGTGCGCTTGCTGCGCGAGCACATCGTGCAGACCCAGAAGACGCTGCGATCTGCACAGCGTCACGCATCGCGGGACACGGCCGGCTGA
- a CDS encoding ribulose bisphosphate carboxylase small subunit, with protein sequence MKLTQGCFSFLPDLTDDQITKQVQYCLANGWAVNIEFTDDPHPRNTYWEMWGLPMFDLQDAAGVMMELAECRRVYGDRYIRISGFDSSHGWESVRISFLVNRPPQEAEFELVRQEIGGRAIRYSTIRKNAAHALQ encoded by the coding sequence ATGAAACTGACCCAGGGTTGCTTCTCGTTCCTGCCTGACCTCACCGACGATCAGATCACCAAGCAGGTGCAGTACTGCCTGGCCAACGGCTGGGCGGTGAACATCGAGTTCACCGACGATCCGCATCCCCGCAACACCTATTGGGAGATGTGGGGCCTGCCGATGTTCGATCTGCAGGATGCAGCCGGCGTGATGATGGAGCTCGCCGAATGCCGCCGGGTGTATGGCGATCGTTACATTCGCATCAGCGGGTTCGATTCCAGCCATGGTTGGGAGTCGGTGCGGATTTCGTTCCTGGTCAACCGGCCACCGCAGGAGGCGGAATTCGAGCTGGTTCGGCAGGAGATCGGTGGGCGCGCCATCCGCTACAGCACCATCCGAAAGAACGCCGCGCACGCGCTGCAATAG
- the cbbX gene encoding CbbX protein — translation MLDVPTTETAFDLRKEAEAAGITDTLQQLEQELIGLRPVKDRVRQIASLLLIERIRQRAGLASSPPTLHMSFTGNPGTGKTTVAMRMAKILHGLGFVRRGQVISVTRDDLVGQYIGHTAPKTKEILKKAMGGVLFIDEAYYLHRPDNERDYGQEAIEILLQVMENQREDLVVILAGYGERMTSFFASNPGFRSRIAHHIDFPDYAEAELLVIAELMLRERGYRFSTAAREAFEKYIALRRTQPFFSNARSIRNAVDRIRLRQADRLVSDLDRMLDIADLESIDPADVLASRVFSGGADARSAKP, via the coding sequence ATGCTTGATGTGCCCACCACCGAAACCGCGTTCGATCTCCGCAAAGAGGCCGAAGCCGCCGGGATCACCGACACGCTGCAACAACTCGAACAGGAGTTGATCGGCCTGCGGCCGGTCAAAGACCGCGTGCGTCAGATCGCGTCGCTGCTGCTGATCGAGCGCATCCGTCAGCGTGCCGGCCTGGCATCGTCGCCGCCGACGCTGCACATGTCGTTCACCGGCAATCCCGGCACCGGCAAGACCACGGTGGCGATGCGCATGGCCAAGATCCTGCACGGCCTCGGCTTCGTCCGGCGCGGGCAGGTGATCTCGGTGACGCGCGACGATCTCGTCGGGCAGTATATCGGGCACACCGCGCCGAAGACCAAGGAGATCCTGAAGAAGGCGATGGGCGGCGTGCTCTTCATCGACGAGGCCTATTATCTGCACCGGCCCGACAACGAGCGCGACTACGGCCAGGAGGCGATCGAGATCCTGCTCCAGGTGATGGAGAACCAGCGCGAGGACCTCGTCGTGATTCTGGCGGGCTACGGCGAACGAATGACGAGCTTCTTCGCGTCCAACCCAGGCTTCCGTTCGCGGATCGCCCACCACATCGATTTTCCGGACTATGCGGAGGCCGAGTTGCTGGTCATCGCCGAGCTGATGCTCAGGGAGCGCGGCTATCGCTTCTCGACTGCCGCGCGCGAAGCATTCGAGAAATACATCGCGCTGCGCCGAACCCAGCCGTTCTTCTCCAACGCGCGCTCGATCCGCAATGCGGTCGACCGCATCCGATTGCGGCAGGCCGATCGCCTTGTCTCTGATCTCGATCGCATGCTGGACATCGCGGACCTCGAAAGCATCGATCCCGCTGACGTGCTGGCGAGCCGTGTTTTCAGCGGCGGAGCCGATGCGCGGAGTGCCAAGCCATGA
- a CDS encoding NAD(P)/FAD-dependent oxidoreductase codes for MKTNDVEILVIGAGMAGLATAYYLAVEHKRSRLLIVDEGQPMALTSAQSGENYRNWWPHPTMAAFTDHSTDLMEDIARRTDNRIHMTRRGYLLVTREEKPEELLRQLHTGYGTSASKLIRQHEGTSQNYAAPLSADWQTAPDGVDVLLGRDLIQRTYPAFDKEVATALHIRRAGDISGQQLGQYMLETMRPLGAQFQQARVVGIAKADRFLVDVVVDGAHQTIKADIIVNAAGPFAAYIAAMHGEKLPMQNVLQQKIAFVDRNRAVDRKMPFAIDLDGQTLAWSPEEREALAAAPEMARLLEPMPGGIHCRPDGGDHGQWIKLGWAFNAEPSEPTREPELNPYFPEIVLRAASRLQPALRQYLGALPRDRVHYGGYYPMTKENWPLIGAAKTPGVFLTAALSGYGTMSACAAGDLCARAVVGAPSQAFADVLSLARYDDKVLMGELDSAESRGLL; via the coding sequence TTGAAGACGAACGACGTTGAGATCCTGGTTATCGGCGCGGGCATGGCGGGTCTTGCCACGGCCTATTACCTCGCCGTCGAGCACAAGCGCTCGCGCCTCTTGATCGTGGATGAGGGGCAGCCGATGGCGCTGACATCAGCTCAGTCGGGCGAGAACTATCGCAACTGGTGGCCGCATCCGACCATGGCGGCATTCACCGATCACAGCACGGACCTGATGGAGGATATTGCGCGCCGCACGGACAACCGCATCCACATGACGCGGCGCGGATATCTGCTCGTGACGCGCGAAGAGAAACCGGAAGAGCTGCTGCGGCAGTTGCATACCGGCTACGGCACTTCAGCCTCGAAGCTGATCCGCCAACACGAGGGCACGAGCCAGAACTATGCGGCCCCGCTGTCGGCAGACTGGCAAACCGCGCCCGACGGCGTCGATGTGCTGCTCGGCCGGGACCTGATCCAGCGTACCTATCCGGCGTTCGACAAGGAGGTCGCCACCGCGCTTCACATCCGCAGGGCCGGCGACATCAGCGGTCAGCAGCTCGGACAGTACATGCTGGAAACGATGCGCCCACTCGGTGCGCAGTTTCAGCAGGCGCGGGTGGTCGGCATCGCCAAGGCCGACCGGTTCCTGGTTGATGTCGTCGTCGACGGCGCACACCAGACGATCAAGGCTGATATCATCGTCAATGCAGCGGGCCCCTTTGCTGCGTACATTGCGGCGATGCATGGCGAAAAGCTGCCGATGCAGAATGTGCTTCAGCAGAAGATCGCGTTCGTCGATCGCAATCGCGCGGTGGACCGCAAGATGCCATTTGCGATTGATCTCGACGGTCAGACGCTCGCTTGGTCTCCTGAGGAGCGCGAGGCGCTGGCCGCGGCCCCCGAGATGGCCCGGTTGCTGGAACCGATGCCGGGCGGCATTCACTGCCGACCCGACGGAGGCGATCACGGTCAATGGATCAAGCTTGGCTGGGCCTTCAATGCGGAGCCGTCCGAACCCACGCGGGAACCCGAACTGAATCCCTATTTCCCGGAGATCGTGCTTCGCGCCGCAAGCCGGCTCCAGCCCGCACTCAGGCAATATCTCGGCGCCCTTCCGCGCGACCGGGTGCATTACGGCGGCTACTATCCCATGACGAAGGAAAACTGGCCCCTGATTGGCGCGGCCAAGACCCCGGGCGTCTTCCTGACAGCCGCCTTGTCGGGCTATGGAACCATGTCGGCCTGCGCCGCTGGCGATCTTTGCGCGCGTGCCGTGGTCGGCGCGCCCTCGCAAGCCTTCGCGGACGTGCTCTCGCTCGCGCGCTACGACGACAAGGTGCTCATGGGCGAACTCGATAGCGCGGAGAGCCGCGGCCTGCTCTGA
- the rpe gene encoding ribulose-phosphate 3-epimerase encodes MTKEIIIAPSILAADFARLGEEVAAIDAAGADWIHCDVMDGHFVPNISYGAEIIKAIRPVTSKIFDVHLMIAPVDPYLEGFAKAGADVITVHAEAGPHLDRSLQAIRALGKKAGVSLCPATPEGAIEYVLDRLDLVLVMTVNPGFGGQSFLDSQLEKIRRVRRMIGDRPIRLEVDGGITRDNAAAVAAAGADTLVAGSAVFRGNSSADYTGNIAAIRVAAEAARAPVLRDGPARPMQLREGALIR; translated from the coding sequence ATGACCAAGGAGATCATCATTGCCCCGTCGATCCTGGCGGCCGATTTCGCACGCCTCGGCGAGGAAGTCGCGGCGATCGACGCGGCCGGCGCTGACTGGATCCATTGTGACGTCATGGACGGCCATTTCGTTCCGAACATCAGTTACGGTGCCGAAATCATCAAGGCGATCCGGCCGGTGACGTCGAAGATATTTGACGTGCATCTGATGATAGCGCCTGTTGATCCCTATCTGGAGGGCTTCGCAAAGGCGGGGGCGGACGTCATCACGGTCCATGCCGAGGCCGGTCCGCATCTCGACCGCTCGCTGCAGGCGATCCGCGCGCTCGGCAAGAAAGCCGGCGTCAGCCTGTGTCCGGCAACTCCCGAGGGCGCGATCGAGTACGTGCTCGATCGTCTCGATCTCGTGCTGGTCATGACCGTCAATCCCGGCTTTGGCGGCCAATCCTTCCTCGACTCCCAGCTCGAGAAGATCAGGCGGGTTCGACGCATGATCGGCGACCGGCCGATCCGCCTGGAGGTCGATGGCGGCATCACGCGGGACAATGCCGCTGCTGTCGCCGCCGCGGGCGCCGATACACTCGTGGCAGGCTCCGCCGTTTTTCGCGGCAACAGCAGCGCCGATTATACCGGCAACATCGCGGCCATTCGGGTCGCGGCGGAGGCCGCACGGGCTCCCGTCCTGCGGGACGGTCCCGCGCGGCCGATGCAGCTCCGAGAGGGCGCGCTCATCCGGTAG
- a CDS encoding transporter substrate-binding domain-containing protein: MKGLLYSLMFLTAVASPASAQTPGGTLAKIKDAGEIRLGHRDVSVPFSYLDDSQKPVGFAMDLCARIVDAVKDELKLPALRTKLQPIQLSTQIPLIENGTIDIVCGPATNTLERQKVVAFSNTIFVSSIRAVVRRDAPIKMFEDLKDRPVALTTGSTSITLLLGRSQEKKFEVKQVLSPDHAASFLALTTGRSDAFVMDDILLAGLIANSQAPDSWRIIDDSLRTEPYGLIIRKGDPEFKALVDRTLVVTMRSGQFAELYAKWFTNPIPPKNVNLNFPMPAPLKDAVANPNDKGV; this comes from the coding sequence ATGAAGGGTCTGTTGTATTCGCTCATGTTTCTGACTGCGGTCGCAAGTCCTGCATCCGCGCAAACCCCTGGCGGGACGTTGGCGAAGATCAAGGATGCCGGCGAGATCCGCCTTGGCCATCGCGATGTATCTGTGCCGTTCTCCTATCTCGACGACAGTCAGAAGCCGGTCGGCTTCGCGATGGATCTCTGCGCGCGGATCGTCGATGCGGTGAAGGACGAGTTGAAGCTCCCGGCGCTTCGGACCAAGCTGCAGCCGATCCAGCTCAGTACGCAAATCCCGCTGATCGAGAACGGCACCATCGACATCGTCTGCGGTCCCGCCACCAACACGCTGGAGCGTCAGAAGGTGGTGGCGTTCAGCAACACCATCTTTGTTTCGAGCATTCGCGCCGTGGTCCGAAGGGACGCGCCGATCAAGATGTTCGAGGATCTCAAAGACAGGCCGGTCGCGCTGACCACCGGCTCTACGTCGATCACCCTGCTACTGGGACGCAGCCAGGAGAAGAAGTTTGAGGTCAAGCAGGTGCTGTCGCCGGACCACGCCGCGTCGTTCCTTGCGCTCACGACCGGCCGCAGCGACGCCTTTGTCATGGACGACATCCTGCTCGCTGGCCTCATCGCCAACAGCCAGGCGCCGGACAGCTGGCGGATCATCGACGACAGCCTGCGTACCGAGCCTTACGGGCTGATCATCCGCAAGGGCGATCCGGAGTTCAAGGCTCTGGTCGACAGGACTCTGGTCGTCACGATGAGGAGCGGCCAGTTCGCAGAACTCTACGCGAAATGGTTCACAAACCCCATTCCTCCGAAGAACGTGAACCTGAACTTCCCGATGCCTGCGCCGCTGAAGGATGCGGTTGCCAATCCGAACGACAAGGGCGTGTAA
- a CDS encoding form I ribulose bisphosphate carboxylase large subunit, with protein MNAHTGTVRGKERYRSGTMEYARMGYWEPDYVPKDTDVIALFRVTPQEGVDPIEASAAVAGESSTATWTVVWTDRLTAAEKYRAKCYRVDPVPGTPGSYFAYIAYDLDLFEPGSIANLSASIIGNVFGFKPLKALRLEDMRFPVAYVKTFQGPATGIVVERERLDKFGRPLLGATVKPKLGLSGRNYGRVVYEALKGGLDFTKDDENINSQPFMHWRDRFLYCMEAVNRAQAASGEVKGTYLNVTAGTMEDMYERAEFAKELGSVIVMIDLVIGYTAIQSMAKWARRNDMILHLHRAGHSTYTRQKSHGVSFRVIAKWMRLAGVDHIHAGTVVGKLEGDPNTTRGYYDVCREDFNPTMLEHGLFFDQSWASLNKMMPVASGGIHAGQMHQLLNLLGEDVVLQFGGGTIGHPMGIAAGAIANRVALEAMILARNEGRDYVHEGPEILARAAETCTPLKAALEVWKDVSFNYQSTDTPDFVPTALETV; from the coding sequence ATGAACGCACATACAGGAACCGTCCGCGGCAAGGAGCGCTATCGCTCGGGCACCATGGAATACGCACGCATGGGCTATTGGGAGCCCGACTATGTGCCGAAGGACACCGACGTCATCGCACTTTTCCGCGTCACACCGCAGGAGGGCGTGGACCCGATCGAAGCGTCCGCCGCGGTGGCAGGCGAATCCTCGACCGCGACCTGGACGGTGGTGTGGACCGATCGCTTGACGGCAGCCGAAAAGTATCGCGCGAAATGCTACCGCGTCGATCCGGTGCCGGGCACGCCGGGCTCCTATTTCGCCTACATCGCCTATGACCTCGACCTGTTCGAGCCGGGCTCGATCGCCAACCTTTCCGCTTCGATCATCGGCAATGTGTTCGGCTTCAAGCCACTGAAAGCGCTGCGGCTGGAGGACATGCGCTTCCCGGTCGCCTATGTGAAGACGTTCCAGGGACCGGCGACCGGCATCGTGGTCGAGCGCGAGCGGCTCGACAAGTTCGGCCGGCCGCTGCTGGGCGCAACGGTCAAGCCGAAGCTCGGGCTGTCGGGCCGCAATTACGGCCGCGTGGTGTACGAGGCGCTCAAGGGCGGCCTCGACTTCACCAAGGACGACGAGAACATCAACTCGCAGCCGTTCATGCATTGGCGCGATCGCTTCCTCTATTGCATGGAGGCGGTGAACCGCGCACAGGCGGCATCCGGCGAAGTGAAAGGCACTTACCTGAACGTCACCGCCGGGACGATGGAGGACATGTACGAGCGCGCGGAGTTCGCCAAGGAGCTCGGGTCGGTCATCGTCATGATCGACCTCGTGATCGGCTACACCGCCATCCAGTCGATGGCGAAATGGGCTCGGCGCAACGACATGATCCTGCATCTGCATCGCGCCGGTCACTCGACCTATACGCGGCAGAAGAGCCATGGCGTGTCGTTCCGCGTCATCGCCAAATGGATGCGTCTGGCGGGCGTCGACCACATTCACGCCGGCACGGTGGTCGGCAAGCTCGAAGGCGATCCCAACACCACGCGCGGCTATTACGACGTCTGCCGCGAGGACTTCAATCCGACCATGCTCGAGCACGGCCTGTTCTTCGACCAGTCCTGGGCGAGCCTGAACAAGATGATGCCGGTGGCGTCAGGCGGCATTCATGCGGGCCAGATGCATCAATTGCTCAACTTGCTCGGCGAAGACGTCGTGCTTCAATTCGGCGGCGGAACCATCGGTCATCCCATGGGCATTGCGGCCGGTGCGATCGCCAACCGCGTGGCATTGGAGGCGATGATTCTCGCCCGTAACGAGGGGCGTGACTACGTCCACGAAGGGCCGGAAATCCTGGCCAGGGCGGCCGAGACCTGCACGCCGCTGAAGGCCGCGCTCGAGGTCTGGAAGGACGTCAGCTTCAACTACCAGTCCACCGACACGCCGGACTTCGTGCCCACCGCGCTGGAAACCGTTTGA